The following proteins come from a genomic window of Mustela lutreola isolate mMusLut2 chromosome 6, mMusLut2.pri, whole genome shotgun sequence:
- the RBM24 gene encoding RNA-binding protein 24 isoform X2 — translation MHTTQKDTTYTKIFVGGLPYHTTDASLRKYFEVFGEIEEAVVITDRQTGKSRGYGFVTMADRAAAERACKDPNPIIDGRKANVNLAYLGAKPRIMQPGFAFGVQQLHPALIQRPFGIPAHYVYPQAFVQPGVVIPHVQPTAAAASTTPYIDYTGAAYAQYSAAAAAAAAAAAYDQYPYAASPAAAGYVTAGGYGYAVQQPITAAAPGTAAAAAAAAAAAAAFGQYQPQQLQTDRMQ, via the exons ATGCACACGACCCAGAAGGACACGACGTACACCAAGATCTTCGTCGGGGGGCTGCCCTACCACACCACCGACGCCAGCCTGCGCAAGTACTTCGAGGTCTTCGGCGAGATCGAGGAGGCGGTGGTCATCACCGACCGGCAGACGGGCAAGTCCCGGGGCTACGGATTT GTCACCATGGCTGACCGAGCTGCTGCTGAGAGAGCCTGCAAGGACCCGAACCCCATCATTGATGGCAGGAAAGCCAATGTGAATCTGGCATACTTGGGTGCAAAACCAAGGATCATGCAACCAG GTTTTGCCTTCGGTGTTCAACAGCTTCATCCAGCCCTCATACAAAGACCTTTTGG GATCCCCGCCCACTACGTGTACCCGCAGGCGTTCGTGCAGCCCGGCGTGGTCATCCCGCACGTGCAGCCCacggccgccgccgcctccacCACCCCGTACATCGACTACACGGGCGCCGCCTACGCCCAGTACtcggcggccgccgccgccgccgccgccgccgccgcctacGACCAGTACCCGTACGCCGCCTCCCCGGCCGCCGCCGGCTACGTCACCGCGGGGGGCTACGGCTACGCCGTGCAGCAGCCAATCACCGCCGCCGCCCCCGGGacggccgccgcggccgccgccgccgccgccgccgccgccgccttcgGCCAGTACCAGCCGCAGCAGCTGCAGACCGACCGCATGCAGTAG
- the RBM24 gene encoding RNA-binding protein 24 isoform X1, translating to MADRAAAERACKDPNPIIDGRKANVNLAYLGAKPRIMQPGFAFGVQQLHPALIQRPFGIPAHYVYPQAFVQPGVVIPHVQPTAAAASTTPYIDYTGAAYAQYSAAAAAAAAAAAYDQYPYAASPAAAGYVTAGGYGYAVQQPITAAAPGTAAAAAAAAAAAAAFGQYQPQQLQTDRMQ from the exons ATGGCTGACCGAGCTGCTGCTGAGAGAGCCTGCAAGGACCCGAACCCCATCATTGATGGCAGGAAAGCCAATGTGAATCTGGCATACTTGGGTGCAAAACCAAGGATCATGCAACCAG GTTTTGCCTTCGGTGTTCAACAGCTTCATCCAGCCCTCATACAAAGACCTTTTGG GATCCCCGCCCACTACGTGTACCCGCAGGCGTTCGTGCAGCCCGGCGTGGTCATCCCGCACGTGCAGCCCacggccgccgccgcctccacCACCCCGTACATCGACTACACGGGCGCCGCCTACGCCCAGTACtcggcggccgccgccgccgccgccgccgccgccgcctacGACCAGTACCCGTACGCCGCCTCCCCGGCCGCCGCCGGCTACGTCACCGCGGGGGGCTACGGCTACGCCGTGCAGCAGCCAATCACCGCCGCCGCCCCCGGGacggccgccgcggccgccgccgccgccgccgccgccgccgccttcgGCCAGTACCAGCCGCAGCAGCTGCAGACCGACCGCATGCAGTAG